In the Geobacter sp. FeAm09 genome, one interval contains:
- a CDS encoding cytochrome c3 family protein — protein MNMSAMSLALVLWILAPLTAWPLDSCRECHEDGQTMKKLGYPGFTVTQKEVAAQSGMPATCSDCHRGNPSTRVPGEAHRGMGRLMPVARKGFAVMTSPRSYPLEFGAAPASRLIVSTDKGGKKVRDASVTALLYHDKRGDTLSQNFAMMEQTCGACHQQEFAEFSRSTMAQNGKQSQYGGWLDVERGPHNCGPWFEGNVRAMRGATAQPFSDQAAALGQKSCSTCHVGCLDCHYAPQPKSGTDPAKGVHTFVKTPAPESCYGNGRASVCHAGPEDRRRGAGYFGGSFSFPEGGTPDVHVAAKVGCLDCHESSKSNPAIGHAMVRRQARDSCVRCHGEIVRNHAASRHRNLTCEACHIRNVGGYQGTYWGPGKLAGAATPYFKFKAYYGIMADPFLIKDQKGRWIPVKPFPMAVMNQTSSPFKPGLHWRFPVDLPDLKRTDDAWAYVGLFDGLPENNKALLWIQLDKLSHKYGKSRGCDSCHGDLRGVQRQQVAWEYSDPGALPFTGSHEVLADASGLFIRAIRSEKIELEPGYTLSALAPWVYLKDAWQVKGDFSLPPIRDRKGYAAVKADAAMAGKRHISH, from the coding sequence ATGAACATGTCGGCAATGAGCCTGGCGCTGGTGCTCTGGATTCTTGCCCCTCTGACCGCCTGGCCCCTGGACAGTTGCCGGGAATGCCACGAAGACGGTCAGACGATGAAAAAACTGGGATATCCCGGTTTTACGGTCACGCAGAAAGAGGTGGCAGCCCAAAGCGGTATGCCGGCCACCTGCAGCGATTGTCATCGGGGCAACCCGTCCACCCGCGTGCCGGGCGAGGCCCATCGGGGCATGGGGCGCCTCATGCCGGTGGCCCGGAAAGGCTTCGCCGTCATGACCAGTCCCCGCAGCTACCCGCTGGAATTCGGCGCCGCCCCCGCTTCCCGCCTGATCGTCAGTACCGACAAGGGGGGGAAGAAGGTCAGGGACGCCTCGGTGACCGCGCTCCTCTACCATGACAAGCGGGGCGACACCCTGTCGCAGAATTTCGCCATGATGGAACAAACCTGCGGCGCCTGCCACCAGCAGGAGTTTGCCGAATTCAGCCGCAGCACCATGGCGCAGAACGGCAAGCAGAGCCAGTACGGGGGGTGGCTTGACGTTGAGCGCGGGCCGCACAACTGCGGCCCGTGGTTCGAGGGGAACGTGAGGGCGATGCGGGGGGCAACGGCGCAGCCATTCAGCGACCAGGCCGCCGCCCTGGGGCAGAAGAGTTGCAGCACCTGCCATGTGGGGTGCCTGGACTGCCACTACGCCCCCCAGCCCAAAAGCGGGACCGACCCGGCCAAAGGCGTGCACACCTTTGTCAAGACCCCCGCGCCGGAGAGCTGCTACGGCAACGGCCGCGCTTCGGTCTGCCATGCCGGGCCGGAGGACCGCCGCCGCGGCGCCGGGTACTTCGGCGGCAGTTTCTCCTTTCCCGAAGGTGGAACGCCGGATGTCCACGTGGCCGCCAAGGTCGGCTGTCTCGATTGTCACGAAAGCAGCAAAAGCAATCCCGCCATCGGCCACGCCATGGTCAGGCGCCAGGCCCGGGACTCCTGTGTCCGCTGCCACGGGGAGATCGTCAGGAACCATGCCGCTTCCCGGCACAGAAACCTGACCTGCGAAGCCTGCCATATCCGCAACGTGGGGGGCTACCAGGGGACCTACTGGGGGCCGGGCAAGCTGGCCGGCGCAGCAACCCCCTATTTCAAATTCAAGGCCTATTACGGGATCATGGCCGATCCTTTTCTGATCAAAGACCAGAAGGGACGCTGGATTCCGGTCAAACCGTTCCCCATGGCGGTCATGAACCAGACCTCGTCCCCCTTCAAGCCGGGGCTGCACTGGCGTTTCCCCGTTGACCTTCCCGACCTGAAACGCACGGACGACGCCTGGGCCTATGTGGGGCTTTTCGACGGCCTGCCGGAGAACAACAAGGCCCTGCTCTGGATCCAGTTGGACAAGTTGTCCCACAAGTACGGCAAAAGCCGCGGCTGCGACTCCTGCCACGGCGACCTCCGAGGCGTGCAGCGCCAGCAGGTGGCCTGGGAGTACAGCGATCCCGGCGCACTCCCCTTCACCGGCAGCCACGAGGTGCTGGCCGACGCGAGCGGCCTGTTCATCCGCGCCATCCGTTCGGAGAAGATCGAACTCGAACCGGGGTACACCCTGTCGGCCCTGGCCCCCTGGGTCTACCTGAAGGATGCGTGGCAAGTGAAGGGGGATTTCTCCCTCCCCCCCATCAGGGACCGGAAGGGGTATGCCGCGGTGAAGGCAGACGCCGCGATGGCCGGGAAGCGCCATATTAGCCACTGA
- a CDS encoding cytochrome C: MNLKLLAAAAVLWGLSGIGQAAEHPGRDYIEKNGYKGPATCEECHQGTARKFLETVHWKHASKVDNVDNLEAGKEYGMKNRIYTMCNGNDIVNNLKEIPVNAAGKTKYTGCNTCHPGNHLSDVGSTGPEAEAAIDCLICHSSAYDFSNRKPYKDDKGRIVMGQDRSTKAALAIAKPRVKNCMVCHEAAGGGVYIKRGFAFTAANDVHAAKKMECADCHKARDHRFPTGYDPNNWANDGTRLTCTTSGCHPERPHKDDDYNRHAARIACQTCHIPRTGGASAKDFTKWEKLANGFYEPATLKKEANETVPVYAWYNRTVRNEPHFIGPKGSRGDAASKIYPFKIFQGKAYYDKLTGNLLSMDFAQPMANGDTLAGVASAAKTLGIKKYQAEPGWQTVYFSSSHLVTKTKALSCENCHIVNGVLNFRALGYSEAEVAKLTSPELYLEKMLKKQRENDDF, translated from the coding sequence ATGAATCTCAAGTTGTTGGCAGCGGCGGCAGTACTGTGGGGGCTATCCGGCATCGGCCAGGCGGCGGAGCATCCCGGGCGCGACTACATCGAAAAGAACGGGTACAAAGGTCCCGCCACCTGCGAAGAGTGCCACCAGGGGACCGCGCGCAAGTTTCTGGAAACGGTCCACTGGAAGCACGCATCAAAGGTGGACAACGTGGACAACCTGGAAGCCGGCAAGGAATACGGCATGAAAAACCGTATCTACACCATGTGCAACGGCAACGACATCGTCAACAACCTGAAGGAGATCCCGGTGAACGCCGCGGGCAAGACCAAGTACACGGGATGCAACACCTGCCATCCGGGAAACCACCTGAGCGATGTGGGGAGCACGGGTCCCGAAGCCGAGGCGGCCATCGACTGCCTGATCTGCCATTCATCGGCCTACGATTTCAGCAACCGCAAACCGTACAAGGATGACAAGGGGCGGATCGTCATGGGGCAGGACCGCAGCACCAAGGCGGCACTGGCCATTGCCAAGCCCAGGGTCAAAAACTGCATGGTCTGCCACGAAGCGGCCGGCGGCGGCGTCTATATCAAGCGCGGCTTCGCCTTTACCGCGGCGAACGATGTGCACGCCGCCAAGAAGATGGAATGCGCGGACTGCCACAAGGCCAGGGATCACCGTTTCCCCACCGGCTATGACCCCAACAACTGGGCCAATGACGGCACCCGGCTGACCTGCACCACCTCCGGCTGCCACCCGGAGCGCCCCCACAAGGATGACGACTACAACCGCCATGCGGCGCGGATCGCCTGCCAGACCTGCCATATCCCCAGGACCGGCGGGGCGAGCGCCAAGGATTTTACCAAGTGGGAAAAACTGGCCAACGGATTTTACGAGCCTGCAACCCTGAAGAAGGAAGCCAACGAGACGGTCCCGGTGTACGCCTGGTATAACAGGACCGTCCGGAATGAGCCCCATTTTATCGGCCCCAAGGGGAGCAGGGGGGACGCGGCCAGCAAGATCTACCCCTTCAAGATCTTCCAGGGCAAGGCCTACTACGACAAACTGACCGGCAACCTGCTTTCCATGGATTTCGCCCAACCCATGGCCAACGGCGACACCCTGGCCGGGGTGGCCTCGGCGGCCAAAACGCTGGGGATCAAGAAGTACCAGGCGGAGCCGGGCTGGCAAACCGTCTATTTCTCCAGCAGCCACCTCGTGACCAAGACCAAGGCGCTCAGTTGCGAGAATTGCCACATCGTCAACGGCGTGCTGAACTTCCGCGCCCTCGGTTACAGCGAAGCGGAGGTCGCGAAGCTGACCTCTCCGGAATTGTATCTGGAGAAGATGCTCAAGAAGCAGCGCGAGAACGACGATTTCTAG
- a CDS encoding SelB C-terminal domain-containing protein, which translates to MSRKYLIPLLEYFDSEKLTIRVGGLRILRR; encoded by the coding sequence CTGTCACGCAAATATCTGATCCCCCTGCTTGAATATTTCGATAGTGAAAAGCTTACGATCCGTGTGGGGGGGTTGCGCATTTTAAGAAGATGA
- the selB gene encoding selenocysteine-specific translation elongation factor, with translation MKHLILGTAGHIDHGKTSLVRTLTGIDTDRLKEEKARGITIELGFAHLELPGEIRFGIVDVPGHEKFVRAMVAGVGGMDMVMLVIAADEGIMPQTREHMDILRLLGVKSGLVALTKSDMVDREWLELVTEEVREFVAGSFLENAPVVPVSARTGAGLESLKGELALLADIASGKRREGHFRLPVDRVFTVAGFGTVVTGTLLSGEIAVGNELAVLPTGREGRVRSIQAHGCTVDNGLAGQRLAVNLQGVDLDEVHRGDVVTPRGVFRTTRIVDARLDYLAAASRELKHRACVRLHSATYEVQAQVILLDRNTLQPGESAYVQLRLNEPVLLVSGDSYILRTASPAATVGGGVVLDPFPPRRRRRNGEAVQLLSSLDNREHQRIISLLVGQSLLSGIAFEDVLLRAGIPRKAAEAALAALLSAGDIVQMSREPRILLGRGAFATLKKVLLDAVTTYVTANPLKSGIGKEELKTRLPQRSDQRFYTPLLLALEHEGKLLPDRDIVKPAGQISRPASSAVNRGEAITSFLQEKGIEAPTVKEIMERFRCDEKCVRDTMAMLTRNGAAVRVSDNLFYSGEVLSGLRDKLVSLLKDNGEITPPNTALLPVCHANI, from the coding sequence ATGAAGCACCTCATACTCGGCACGGCAGGCCACATCGACCACGGCAAGACTTCGCTGGTGCGGACCTTGACCGGCATCGACACCGACCGGCTCAAGGAGGAAAAGGCACGGGGCATTACCATTGAGTTGGGGTTTGCCCACCTGGAACTTCCCGGGGAGATCAGATTCGGGATAGTCGATGTGCCGGGGCATGAAAAGTTTGTCCGCGCCATGGTGGCTGGCGTCGGCGGCATGGATATGGTCATGCTGGTGATCGCCGCCGATGAGGGGATCATGCCCCAGACGCGGGAGCACATGGATATCCTGCGGCTTTTGGGGGTCAAAAGCGGCCTGGTGGCCCTGACCAAGAGCGACATGGTGGACAGGGAATGGCTGGAGCTTGTCACCGAAGAGGTACGGGAATTCGTGGCCGGCAGTTTCCTGGAAAACGCCCCGGTCGTACCGGTATCGGCGCGCACCGGCGCGGGCCTCGAATCGCTGAAGGGAGAGCTGGCACTCCTGGCGGACATTGCTTCCGGAAAACGGCGCGAAGGGCATTTCCGCCTGCCCGTAGACCGGGTCTTTACCGTGGCCGGTTTCGGCACGGTGGTGACCGGCACCTTGTTGTCCGGGGAGATTGCCGTAGGAAACGAGTTGGCAGTGCTGCCCACGGGCAGAGAGGGGCGGGTGCGCAGCATACAGGCCCATGGGTGCACGGTCGATAACGGCCTGGCCGGCCAGCGCCTGGCGGTCAACCTGCAAGGCGTGGACCTGGATGAGGTGCATCGGGGGGATGTGGTCACGCCCCGCGGCGTGTTCCGGACAACCCGGATCGTGGATGCCCGCCTCGACTATCTGGCGGCGGCGTCCCGCGAGTTGAAACACCGGGCCTGCGTACGTCTTCATTCGGCCACGTATGAAGTGCAGGCCCAGGTAATCCTGCTGGACCGCAATACCCTGCAGCCCGGGGAGAGCGCATACGTGCAATTGCGCCTGAATGAACCGGTGCTGCTGGTTTCTGGCGACAGCTATATCCTGCGCACCGCGTCGCCTGCCGCGACCGTGGGGGGAGGCGTGGTGCTCGACCCCTTTCCGCCCCGGCGCCGGCGGCGGAACGGAGAAGCCGTGCAACTGCTCTCTTCCCTGGACAACCGGGAACACCAGCGCATCATCTCGTTGCTCGTTGGGCAGAGCCTGCTGTCCGGAATTGCGTTCGAAGATGTCCTGCTGCGGGCCGGTATCCCCCGGAAAGCGGCTGAAGCAGCACTCGCGGCGCTGCTGTCCGCCGGCGACATCGTCCAAATGTCCCGCGAACCGAGAATCCTGCTGGGACGGGGGGCCTTTGCAACGCTCAAAAAGGTGCTGCTGGACGCGGTGACCACCTATGTGACGGCCAATCCGCTGAAAAGCGGGATAGGAAAGGAAGAGCTCAAAACACGTCTGCCGCAAAGGAGCGACCAGCGCTTCTATACCCCGCTGCTGCTTGCGTTGGAGCACGAAGGCAAGCTGCTTCCCGACCGGGATATTGTGAAACCGGCCGGGCAGATCTCGCGTCCGGCAAGTTCTGCCGTCAACCGGGGCGAGGCCATTACGTCGTTTCTCCAGGAGAAGGGCATCGAAGCCCCTACCGTCAAGGAGATCATGGAGCGCTTCCGGTGCGACGAGAAGTGTGTCCGCGATACCATGGCCATGCTGACGCGCAACGGCGCTGCGGTACGGGTCTCCGATAATTTGTTCTATTCGGGTGAGGTCTTGAGCGGCTTACGGGACAAACTGGTATCCCTCCTGAAAGACAACGGTGAAATAACCCCCCCCAATACCGCGCTGTTACCGGTCTGTCACGCAAATATCTGA
- a CDS encoding hemerythrin domain-containing protein, with protein sequence MESFDYRQRKQPFSDIHVATKHLAVRASTCDSRYKNIIDPLDALFSQLLRQPEKDLRADFDLLLDAVLEHVGSENASMAAVDFPQAMQHGRSHQSVCAKTAELRHRFREGRQVSAAELSAIRQLWLEHIETHDRVLADFLAT encoded by the coding sequence ATGGAATCTTTTGACTATAGACAACGTAAGCAACCCTTTTCCGACATTCACGTTGCAACCAAACATCTTGCTGTAAGGGCGTCCACCTGCGACAGCCGGTACAAAAACATCATAGACCCTCTGGACGCCCTGTTTTCGCAACTTCTCCGGCAGCCTGAAAAAGATTTGAGGGCAGACTTCGATCTGCTGCTGGACGCCGTCCTGGAGCATGTGGGCAGTGAAAACGCCTCCATGGCTGCCGTGGACTTCCCCCAGGCCATGCAGCATGGCCGGAGCCACCAGTCCGTCTGCGCCAAAACTGCCGAATTGCGTCACCGTTTCCGGGAAGGACGGCAGGTATCAGCCGCGGAGTTGAGTGCCATTCGCCAACTCTGGCTTGAACATATCGAGACGCATGACCGCGTCTTGGCTGATTTTCTGGCCACGTAA